A genomic stretch from candidate division KSB1 bacterium includes:
- a CDS encoding DUF3098 domain-containing protein — MNSDKTPKKRDRSRKKMQTQLPFDKNNYLLFGLSLAIIFIGYIFMSIGPWDSFSSLTVAPILLVIGYCITLPIAILYKKKNK; from the coding sequence ATGAATTCGGATAAAACACCAAAGAAACGCGACAGATCACGCAAGAAAATGCAGACTCAACTGCCATTTGATAAAAACAATTACCTTTTATTTGGTTTGAGTCTTGCAATCATTTTTATCGGTTATATTTTTATGTCAATTGGGCCCTGGGATAGTTTTTCTTCATTAACAGTGGCGCCGATTTTATTGGTAATTGGATATTGTATCACCCTGCCAATTGCTATTTTGTATAAGAAAAAAAATAAATAA